One window of Zerene cesonia ecotype Mississippi unplaced genomic scaffold, Zerene_cesonia_1.1 Zces_u006, whole genome shotgun sequence genomic DNA carries:
- the LOC119838970 gene encoding uncharacterized protein LOC119838970 has product MSDVEEPAAKISKVDTSEPGVEEELDEGHEEWLSEGLLTDDDGNTMQEERLDNTASHDSTLSSLDAEHAADDEAQNQTEDIEQALDDMENNVAEQDGTEAFLVRKAGSEETKVESELDESVRQSDDDGHDTDELLRMLGEDDHNGKIKAVKKKFENLKKDESSDDDDDEHMFRGANVRKLKVAKNVLMKKPAIKAEPEDMSDVDSFMSSDEATTVKKIFGVKRHNNVASKSTTKSGVIRPTITVTKKVVTVDRSGDKPELKSIKQEEPETHVKTEDVEQFYEEFLEEDFDEESVMEAIKENKQDIMKPEVMDEEVPSDCDSNSDEDSLYDDFPSSDSDDMEEWFTLDIRDERAGDYIPLLGHKAHKLLTEEKEKVAARIANLRESLSALTHSGKQQAEQLRKATATLAELDATLKAS; this is encoded by the exons aCTTCAGAGCCTGGTGTTGAAGAGGAATTAGATGAAGGTCATGAGGAATGGCTCAGTGAAGGATTGCTTACGGATGATGATGGTAACACTATG CAAGAAGAAAGGCTAGATAACACGGCAAGCCACGACAGTACACTGTCGAGCTTGGACGCGGAGCACGCGGCTGATGATGAAGCACAGAATCAGACAGAGGATATTGAACAGGCACTCGATGATATGGAGAATAATGtg GCGGAACAAGACGGCACGGAAGCGTTCCTCGTGCGGAAGGCGGGTAGTGAAGAAACGAAAGTGGAGAGCGAATTGGACGAGTCAGTGCGACAATCGGATGACGATGGGCATGATACTGATGAGTTATTG AGAATGCTCGGAGAAGACGATCACAACGGTAAAATAAAAGCGGTGAAGAAGAAATTCGAGAATCTAAAAAAGGACGAATCCagcgatgatgatgatgatgaacataTGTTCCGT gGAGCGAATGTAAGAAAACTGAAAGTGGCCAAAAATGTTCTGATGAAGAAGCCGGCCATAAAAGCGGAGCCCGAAGATATGAGCGACGTGGATAGCTTTATG tcgTCGGACGAAGCGACGACAGTGAAGAAGATATTCGGTGTGAAGAGGCATAACAATGTCGCCTCGAAGAGCACGACGAAATCGGGCGTCATCAGACCGACGATAACCGTCACCAAGAAAGTCGTCACCGTCGATAGGTCTGGAG ACAAGCCAGAATTGAAGAGCATAAAGCAAGAGGAACCGGAGACCCACGTGAAAACTGAAGACGTGGAGCAGTTCTACGAGGAGTTCCTCGAGGAGGACTTTGATGAG GAGTCTGTAATGGAAGCGATAAAGGAAAACAAGCAGGACATCATGAAACCGGAGGTGATGGACGAGGAGGTGCCTTCGGATTGCGATTCCAACTCGGACGAAGACTCCTTGTATGAT GACTTCCCATCATCGGACTCGGATGACATGGAGGAGTGGTTCACGTTGGATATAAGAGACGAGAGGGCTGGTGATTATATACCGCTATTAg GTCATAAAGCTCACAAATTACTCACAGAGGAGAAGGAGAAGGTCGCAGCGCGGATAGCGAACCTTCGAGAGAGTTTATCAGCGCTGACTCACAGCGGGAAGCAGCAGGCTGAACAGCTGAGAAAAGCGACTGCAACGCTGGCTGAATTGGACGCTACTTTGAAGGCCtcttga